The nucleotide sequence ATTTAGAGGTAAAACGAGGAGATGCAGTTCTTCGTTTGCGCCAGATTTCTTATTTTGAAGACGGTACGCCGTTTGAGTATGTGCGTACGCAATACGTAGGAAATCGTTTTGAGTTTTATTTGGAAAAATAAAAAACAGGTGATCCCTGATTCCTTATTAGAAATAAAAGAGAATCAGAATCACCTGTTTTTATATATGATCAGTTATCAGTTGCTCGTGATAAGAAACAGAACCCTCTTCAAATTGGACTTGTCCGTTCAGCAGCTCAATGATGGATTCTTTAAAGTGGTCAGCACTTTTTTCATCTACAGCACAGATGACGCTAACTTGATCAGTATATTGGATTTCTTTTATAAAAAAATGTTGGAGTTCAAGATAATTCTGTAATTTTCCTAGTTGCGGATACGTGATCATCACAGAGATCTCCTGTTGCAAGGTACCTTCTACGATTCCAATGTCAGACAATGCTTGAGAGACCGCATGAGTGTATGCTCGTATTAATCCGCCTGTGCCGAGTTTCGTTCCTCCAAAATATCGAGTGACTACTGCAGCTACATTGATCAGTTGATTTTTTTTGAGGACTTCCAACATCGGTACGCCCGCCGTTCCACTTGGTTCTCCATCATCGCTGCTTCGCTGGATTTCATTTTTTTCTCCAATGATGAAGGCGCTGCAGTTATGGTTCGCTTTCCAATGTTCTTTTTTTATTTCTTGAATGAAACTTTTTGCTTGGTCCTCTGATTCTATTCGTCTAAGAGAACAGATAAAGCGTGATTTTTTGATCTCAATCTCACTTTGTCCATTTTCTTTTATTGTACGATAGCGCTCGATCATCTTGTCACCTCTTTTTTTCATTTTCTTTATTCAGTATAAATAAAGTTCTAGGTTGTTTCAACACTGTAACGGTTGCGCAATTGCTGTAGTATGCGATAATAAAGACAAAGGCAGGTGGATCTGGGGATGCAGGAACGAATGAAAAAGTACGATGCAATTACGCATTATTTGAAGAACAATGGCGGCTCTCAAGTAACGTTGACCTTTACCCAATTTGACGAACTGCTGTTTCCCAGTAACGGGCTTCCCAAAACAGCAAGGGAAAGTACAGATTGGTGGGCAAATGATTATAAACACCCTGAAAAAGGTGCCTATGGCTGGATAAATGCAGGCTATGAAGTAGTTGTCATCAATTTGGACAAAGAATATGTCGTGTTCAATAAATTAGTGAAATCTAGTTGGCTATTTGATTAAATAAACCGCGTTTAGAAAACGTTGACAAATTTCTTTCTTTTTATATAATAGAGTAACAGACGCGAAGAAAACGTTTGCATAGTTTGTTTTAAAAAGGAGAGAAAAGTATGGCTAAAAAAACAATTATGCTTGTATGTTCGGCTGGTATGAGCACAAGTTTACTAGTAACAAAAATGCAAAAAGCTGCTGAAGCAAAAGGAATCGACTCGGATATTTTCGCTGTGTCCGCTTCTGACGCAGATAACAATCTTGCAAATAAAGACGTGGATGTGTTGTTATTAGGCCCACA is from Enterococcus faecium and encodes:
- a CDS encoding YigZ family protein; this encodes MIERYRTIKENGQSEIEIKKSRFICSLRRIESEDQAKSFIQEIKKEHWKANHNCSAFIIGEKNEIQRSSDDGEPSGTAGVPMLEVLKKNQLINVAAVVTRYFGGTKLGTGGLIRAYTHAVSQALSDIGIVEGTLQQEISVMITYPQLGKLQNYLELQHFFIKEIQYTDQVSVICAVDEKSADHFKESIIELLNGQVQFEEGSVSYHEQLITDHI
- a CDS encoding DUF7662 domain-containing protein; the encoded protein is MQERMKKYDAITHYLKNNGGSQVTLTFTQFDELLFPSNGLPKTARESTDWWANDYKHPEKGAYGWINAGYEVVVINLDKEYVVFNKLVKSSWLFD
- a CDS encoding PTS sugar transporter subunit IIB, which translates into the protein MAKKTIMLVCSAGMSTSLLVTKMQKAAEAKGIDSDIFAVSASDADNNLANKDVDVLLLGPQVRFMKADFEKRLEPKGIPLDVINMADYGMMNGEKVLDQAITLIGE